The following are encoded together in the Pseudoalteromonas piscicida genome:
- a CDS encoding Gfo/Idh/MocA family oxidoreductase has product MKILVCGTNYGATYIRALQFQNTGLMLSGILSTGGLRSTQYAQSFAVPHYTDAEQITDKQVDIACVAIAGDAGIEITIALLEKHIHVICEHPIGPTSMAQALAVAKANGVRFWVNAHFADLYPIRSFYDNYFSAAAHGQCMHLDLAVNLRTLYSGLDLICRLFTDEVDVTVAIQPKATPSAFASILLQRGAMSISLLCQNFASEFDDGSATFINHRVSAIFNHGTLLLSDTYGPLTWLPSPITMSSKEWRSHYLLEQHAFTVNEIVTLRDKANLAVLEQLKAVIYGDSVCPHFQTSDYLIALAKLWENVYLVLNGSNEAG; this is encoded by the coding sequence ATGAAAATTTTAGTATGCGGAACAAATTACGGTGCTACTTATATTCGGGCATTACAGTTTCAAAATACGGGATTGATGCTCAGTGGCATATTGTCAACTGGTGGTCTTCGCTCAACACAGTACGCTCAGTCCTTTGCCGTACCACATTACACCGATGCAGAGCAGATAACAGACAAACAAGTGGATATTGCTTGTGTGGCTATCGCTGGCGATGCCGGTATTGAGATTACTATCGCACTATTAGAAAAACATATCCATGTAATTTGTGAACATCCAATTGGGCCGACCTCGATGGCACAGGCACTAGCAGTTGCCAAAGCTAATGGTGTTAGATTCTGGGTGAACGCCCATTTCGCCGATTTGTATCCTATTCGCTCTTTCTATGACAACTACTTCAGTGCCGCAGCACATGGCCAATGTATGCATCTAGACCTCGCCGTCAACCTCAGGACACTGTATTCGGGACTGGATTTAATTTGTCGTCTATTTACCGACGAAGTTGATGTGACAGTTGCCATTCAACCAAAGGCTACTCCGAGTGCGTTTGCTAGTATTTTGCTACAACGCGGGGCGATGTCCATTTCGCTGCTTTGTCAAAACTTTGCGTCTGAGTTTGATGATGGCTCAGCAACATTTATCAATCACAGAGTCTCAGCCATATTCAACCATGGCACATTACTGCTAAGCGATACTTATGGTCCATTAACTTGGTTACCATCACCTATCACTATGTCCAGTAAAGAGTGGCGGAGCCACTACCTGCTTGAGCAACATGCGTTTACGGTGAATGAAATAGTGACATTGCGCGATAAAGCCAACTTAGCCGTACTTGAACAACTTAAAGCCGTGATCTATGGCGACAGCGTCTGTCCCCATTTTCAAACATCTGACTACCTAATTGCATTAGCCAAGCTTTGGGAGAATGTGTATTTAGTATTGAATGGAAGCAATGAGGCGGGTTAA
- a CDS encoding AAA family ATPase has translation MKQVFILRGLPGSGKSHYAQTLADDLVSGDETQYFICSTDDYFLNENGEYHFEKPRLSEYHNLNLARFINALAEGIPLVVVDNTNIKKWEFVAYASAAVAMGYQVKEVIVGEIKDKSLQHLYAKRNSHGIGLKTISKMAHLFEW, from the coding sequence ATGAAACAAGTTTTTATTTTGAGGGGTCTACCTGGCTCTGGAAAATCGCATTACGCGCAAACGCTAGCCGACGACCTAGTCTCCGGCGATGAAACACAGTATTTTATCTGTTCAACCGATGATTATTTTCTTAATGAAAACGGCGAGTATCATTTTGAAAAGCCACGCCTTTCAGAATATCACAACTTAAACTTAGCCCGGTTTATTAACGCCTTAGCTGAAGGTATCCCTTTGGTCGTTGTAGACAACACCAATATCAAAAAATGGGAGTTCGTTGCTTATGCATCAGCTGCAGTGGCAATGGGTTATCAAGTGAAAGAAGTCATTGTTGGCGAAATCAAAGATAAGTCCCTACAGCACTTATATGCTAAGCGTAATAGCCATGGCATTGGCTTGAAAACAATTTCAAAAATGGCCCACCTTTTCGAATGGTGA
- the asnS gene encoding asparagine--tRNA ligase — protein sequence MSHTAITELLAGTVAVDSQVTVKGWIRTRRDSKAGISFLAVHDGSCFDPIQAVVPNSLNNYDEVTRLTAGCSVAVTGVLVQSQGQGQSFEIQANSVEVLGWVENPDSYPMAAKRHSIEYLREHAHLRPRTNVMGAVTRVRNCLAQAIHRFYHERGYQWISTPIITASDCEGAGEMFRVSTLDMNNLPRTDKGDVDYSEDFFGKEAFLTVSGQLNGETYASALSKIYTFGPTFRAENSNTSRHLAEFWMVEPEVAFADLNDIAALAEDMLKYVFKAVLDERRDDMEFFAQRIEKDAITRLESFIDKDFAQVDYTDAIEILKACDKEFEFPVEWGVDLQSEHERYLAEVHFNAPVVIKNYPRDIKAFYMRQNEDGKTVAAMDVVAPGIGEIIGGSQREERLDVLDARLEEMGLNKEDYSWYRDLRKYGTVPHSGFGLGFERLVAYVTGMGNVRDVIAFPRTKGSATY from the coding sequence ATGAGCCACACAGCGATAACGGAGCTACTAGCAGGCACCGTTGCGGTTGACAGCCAAGTAACAGTAAAGGGCTGGATCCGTACACGACGTGATTCAAAAGCAGGTATTTCATTTCTAGCCGTTCATGACGGTTCTTGTTTTGACCCTATTCAAGCCGTAGTCCCTAATTCGCTGAATAATTATGACGAAGTGACTCGTCTTACTGCTGGGTGTTCAGTAGCGGTGACTGGTGTGCTTGTACAATCACAAGGTCAAGGTCAATCTTTTGAGATCCAAGCGAACAGCGTTGAGGTACTAGGCTGGGTAGAGAATCCAGATTCATACCCAATGGCTGCAAAACGCCACAGTATTGAATACTTACGCGAACATGCGCACCTTCGCCCTCGCACTAATGTTATGGGCGCGGTTACGCGTGTTCGTAACTGTCTAGCACAAGCTATCCATCGTTTCTATCATGAGCGTGGCTACCAGTGGATCAGCACACCTATCATTACCGCGAGTGACTGTGAAGGCGCAGGTGAGATGTTCCGTGTATCTACACTTGATATGAACAACCTACCACGCACAGACAAAGGCGATGTAGACTATTCAGAAGACTTTTTTGGTAAAGAAGCATTCTTGACCGTATCAGGTCAGCTTAACGGCGAAACATACGCGAGTGCCCTTTCAAAAATCTATACTTTTGGTCCAACATTCCGTGCTGAAAACTCAAACACTTCTCGTCACTTAGCAGAGTTTTGGATGGTTGAGCCTGAAGTGGCATTCGCCGACCTTAACGATATCGCAGCGCTTGCAGAAGACATGTTGAAGTATGTGTTTAAAGCAGTACTTGACGAACGTCGTGATGATATGGAATTTTTCGCACAGCGCATCGAAAAAGATGCCATTACTCGCCTAGAATCATTCATCGATAAAGACTTTGCTCAGGTAGATTACACAGACGCTATCGAAATTCTAAAAGCATGTGATAAAGAATTTGAATTCCCTGTTGAGTGGGGCGTCGACTTACAATCAGAGCACGAACGCTACCTTGCTGAAGTACACTTTAACGCACCAGTAGTTATCAAAAACTACCCTCGTGATATTAAAGCATTCTACATGCGCCAAAACGAAGACGGTAAAACCGTTGCCGCTATGGACGTCGTTGCGCCTGGTATTGGTGAAATCATTGGTGGTTCACAACGTGAAGAGCGTTTAGATGTGCTAGATGCGCGTCTTGAAGAAATGGGCTTAAACAAAGAAGATTACAGCTGGTACCGCGACCTACGTAAGTATGGAACAGTGCCTCACTCAGGCTTTGGTCTTGGCTTTGAGCGCTTGGTTGCTTATGTTACTGGTATGGGCAACGTACGTGACGTTATTGCCTTCCCTCGTACTAAAGGCAGCGCGACTTACTAA
- a CDS encoding TOMM precursor leader peptide-binding protein codes for MNKDKIRLSPAASILPNDEGVLLRSDLGDFQLHGKDISAFVDDIIPLLKGDFGLDEIASQITQYSSASVEQLLRLLEQKGLIERVVINSTSAPWPEQYRFINAWQNEAKRDPRTLQNNRILCIGLTPWAMPMLEELLNAGVGYIHILDDANCTNQSGYYHHAVNHLPSNTTTVDAFTDYLKQRFVHSEVSAQTAELNSPLDEVILQNWDLVVISLPSDSLSAHTNIATHLAKIALPTFYVSIDGLTGHVGPYVTNQGGGCWNCLRLRKLGTAVNPQTAHKIDEITNKAHSGARAHSILSSMSASIAMQAATDIQTILLQYTQSVLQNTTRTTNLVSGESSLHPIIPVPECAVCSGPSVQDISASNNTLPAISELQTVEQFKKVMRGWIDPEFGVIKQLTGHASHLPEFPITASASLSSFTSGQFDPRTQGQVGSGKGLDSLSAHISAVGEALERYSAARYDIRKCRYATVNQLQGDYVNPADLVLYSPEQYATPGFPFSKWRSKQKIHWVEGNWIGTSRATWVPALVSYFNFTCPYEEQFSQVSSNGLAAGKDNEDAAVRACFELIERDAMMLTWYAQLPCTRLDADSLLTGKLKLMVGSITQQGIALELYLLDVGIHIPTVVCLGLGDGITTPAVSVSLATHDNINVAVTKALLEQGHVMPYLCSLMQSGHKAPQTVEQVRTLEDHAAFYFSGAHLSAFNFMRQPASVSKPLSCWPYPTLEGAADLRQRITKAGVDIAIVDVTASDVALSPFRVARAVGVNMQPIHFGEQFKRIDNPRLHKLLAGRAVNLYPHPIA; via the coding sequence ATGAATAAAGATAAAATAAGGCTATCACCTGCCGCAAGTATCTTACCTAACGATGAGGGAGTATTGCTACGCTCTGATCTTGGAGATTTTCAACTCCATGGAAAAGACATAAGTGCTTTTGTTGACGACATTATTCCTTTATTAAAAGGTGACTTTGGCCTCGATGAGATCGCATCACAGATAACGCAATACTCTAGCGCTAGTGTTGAACAATTATTGCGCTTATTGGAGCAAAAAGGTCTCATTGAACGCGTTGTTATCAACTCAACCTCAGCTCCTTGGCCTGAACAATACCGCTTTATTAACGCGTGGCAAAATGAGGCAAAGCGCGATCCACGAACACTCCAGAATAACCGTATTCTGTGTATAGGGTTAACGCCTTGGGCGATGCCTATGCTAGAAGAGCTATTAAATGCTGGCGTGGGGTATATTCATATTCTTGATGATGCTAATTGTACTAACCAAAGTGGATATTATCATCATGCAGTTAATCACCTGCCAAGTAATACTACAACGGTCGATGCCTTCACAGACTACCTAAAGCAACGCTTTGTTCACTCAGAAGTTAGTGCACAAACGGCCGAACTGAACTCCCCATTAGATGAAGTTATCCTTCAAAACTGGGATCTGGTCGTTATTTCTCTGCCATCGGACTCGCTCAGTGCGCATACCAACATCGCCACGCATTTAGCTAAGATTGCACTACCTACTTTTTACGTCTCTATTGATGGGCTAACCGGGCATGTAGGTCCATATGTTACCAATCAAGGCGGTGGATGCTGGAACTGTTTACGACTGCGAAAACTTGGCACTGCAGTAAATCCGCAAACTGCACATAAGATTGATGAAATCACGAATAAAGCACATTCCGGCGCTCGAGCCCATTCAATTTTAAGTAGTATGTCAGCATCAATCGCAATGCAGGCTGCAACTGATATACAAACCATTTTGTTACAGTACACGCAATCTGTGCTGCAAAATACTACCAGAACAACCAATTTGGTTAGTGGAGAAAGCTCGCTTCACCCTATTATTCCAGTCCCTGAATGCGCAGTATGCTCTGGCCCTAGCGTACAAGATATCTCTGCTAGCAATAACACCTTACCGGCCATTTCTGAATTACAGACAGTTGAACAATTTAAAAAGGTGATGCGAGGTTGGATAGACCCAGAGTTTGGCGTGATAAAACAATTAACGGGCCATGCATCCCACTTGCCTGAATTCCCTATCACCGCATCTGCTAGTCTAAGTAGTTTTACAAGTGGTCAGTTTGATCCGAGAACACAAGGCCAAGTTGGTTCAGGTAAAGGGTTAGACTCGCTTTCTGCTCATATTAGTGCGGTTGGTGAAGCGCTTGAACGTTATTCGGCTGCAAGATACGATATTCGTAAATGTCGTTATGCCACGGTAAATCAACTTCAAGGAGACTACGTAAACCCAGCAGATCTGGTCCTCTATTCTCCCGAGCAGTATGCAACACCTGGGTTTCCCTTTAGCAAATGGCGAAGTAAACAAAAAATTCATTGGGTTGAAGGCAATTGGATTGGCACAAGTCGCGCTACTTGGGTACCCGCTTTAGTGAGCTACTTTAATTTTACTTGCCCTTATGAAGAACAATTCAGTCAAGTTTCTTCTAATGGCTTAGCGGCAGGTAAAGATAACGAAGATGCCGCTGTCAGAGCCTGCTTCGAACTCATTGAAAGAGATGCGATGATGCTTACCTGGTACGCCCAACTCCCTTGTACTAGATTAGATGCCGACTCGCTGCTAACTGGCAAGTTGAAACTCATGGTCGGATCGATAACACAGCAAGGCATAGCGCTAGAGTTATACCTTCTTGACGTCGGCATCCATATCCCAACGGTGGTTTGCCTTGGTCTAGGCGATGGCATCACCACCCCTGCGGTATCAGTTTCACTAGCAACCCATGACAACATCAATGTGGCTGTCACCAAAGCATTATTGGAGCAAGGTCATGTTATGCCCTATCTTTGCAGCCTAATGCAGAGTGGACATAAAGCTCCACAAACCGTAGAGCAGGTCAGGACGTTAGAGGATCATGCTGCATTTTATTTCTCTGGTGCACACTTATCCGCCTTTAACTTTATGAGACAGCCTGCATCTGTATCTAAACCGCTATCATGTTGGCCTTATCCTACACTTGAGGGAGCCGCAGATCTAAGACAGCGCATTACCAAAGCGGGAGTTGATATTGCCATTGTTGATGTCACTGCTTCAGACGTTGCATTAAGTCCATTTAGAGTGGCTCGAGCTGTTGGTGTTAATATGCAGCCCATTCATTTTGGTGAACAATTCAAGCGCATTGACAACCCAAGATTGCATAAACTCTTGGCTGGTCGCGCGGTTAACTTGTATCCACACCCCATTGCATAA
- a CDS encoding heme-binding protein: MFNTVTNQQAKATADHLQAVLQPNKQGFVPDYNIPLLATGGGNSQPETLSALGPLADLIGTWASARFAGFNVMPLPQETAPEGVILFNFPYYEVITFSATQGKVVNRGGDYQQNSYTIFYEQRVFFADGDKKDQLVHAENGTWLNLATTNQGSGKYNRPPYIPAPSGGANVPIQNPEHAIVKQVSIPHGNSILALGNHHFVDGRPEIPIANTLPQPETKAGTAIAGLYGENSPSNPNINPNIVLEQQLLVNQAYNPITKTDILTVNSDNDGLVSSIPFCKNHVDVPNFSSTYWIERLSNGALQLQYTQNISLQFNNTKNSKLLFPHITANTLFKVG, translated from the coding sequence ATGTTTAATACTGTCACCAATCAGCAAGCAAAAGCCACAGCAGATCACCTACAAGCTGTGCTGCAACCTAACAAGCAAGGTTTTGTCCCAGATTACAATATACCTTTACTCGCAACAGGGGGAGGAAATAGCCAGCCAGAAACCCTCAGCGCACTTGGGCCATTGGCAGATCTCATTGGCACTTGGGCAAGCGCTCGTTTTGCGGGATTTAACGTCATGCCGCTGCCGCAAGAAACTGCTCCAGAAGGGGTTATATTATTTAATTTCCCTTACTACGAGGTGATCACCTTTAGCGCCACACAAGGAAAAGTAGTAAATCGAGGTGGAGATTATCAACAAAATAGTTATACGATCTTTTATGAGCAACGTGTATTTTTTGCCGACGGTGACAAGAAAGACCAACTTGTGCATGCTGAAAATGGCACTTGGCTCAATTTAGCCACCACCAATCAAGGTTCAGGTAAGTACAACCGCCCTCCTTATATCCCCGCTCCTTCAGGTGGAGCAAACGTGCCAATACAAAATCCAGAGCATGCGATAGTCAAACAAGTTTCAATTCCACACGGTAACTCAATTTTAGCACTTGGAAATCATCACTTTGTCGATGGTCGTCCAGAAATCCCCATTGCCAACACGCTGCCGCAACCAGAAACTAAGGCAGGTACTGCCATTGCGGGTTTGTATGGCGAAAACTCACCGAGTAATCCAAATATCAATCCGAATATCGTGTTAGAACAACAATTGCTAGTTAACCAAGCATATAACCCTATCACTAAAACGGATATTTTGACCGTTAACAGTGACAATGATGGATTAGTTTCAAGTATCCCATTTTGTAAAAACCATGTAGACGTTCCAAACTTTTCTTCCACTTACTGGATAGAAAGATTATCCAATGGCGCGTTGCAACTGCAATACACACAGAATATTTCGCTACAGTTTAACAACACCAAAAACAGCAAACTACTGTTTCCCCACATTACTGCAAACACCCTGTTTAAGGTGGGATAG
- a CDS encoding FKBP-type peptidyl-prolyl cis-trans isomerase, producing the protein MSQFNTDADKASYGIGLQMGEQLKANPFEGLNLNSVFEGMKDAYAGDSFRVEIPEIQAAFEKINAEIQQRREEEAKVLAAEGVAFLEENAKRAEVTVTESGLQYEVVETGEGDKPVEDSKVRVHYHGTLINGTTFDSSYERGQPAEFPVNGVIKGWTEALQMMPAGSKWRLYVPHELAYGERGAGAAIAPFSTLIFDVELLDVL; encoded by the coding sequence ATGTCTCAATTCAACACAGACGCAGATAAAGCGAGCTACGGTATTGGTTTACAAATGGGTGAGCAACTTAAAGCAAACCCTTTTGAAGGTCTAAACCTTAACTCTGTATTCGAAGGTATGAAAGACGCTTATGCTGGTGACAGCTTCCGCGTTGAGATCCCTGAAATTCAAGCGGCATTTGAGAAGATCAATGCTGAAATCCAACAGCGTCGTGAAGAAGAAGCTAAAGTGTTAGCAGCTGAAGGTGTTGCGTTTCTAGAAGAAAATGCAAAACGTGCTGAAGTAACAGTAACTGAGTCAGGTCTTCAGTATGAAGTAGTTGAAACTGGCGAAGGCGATAAGCCTGTTGAAGATTCAAAAGTACGTGTTCATTACCACGGTACTCTAATCAACGGTACGACTTTTGATAGCTCATACGAGCGCGGCCAACCAGCTGAATTCCCAGTAAATGGCGTGATCAAAGGTTGGACTGAAGCACTTCAAATGATGCCAGCAGGTTCTAAATGGCGTCTATACGTACCGCATGAGCTTGCATACGGCGAGCGTGGTGCGGGTGCTGCAATCGCACCTTTCTCAACGTTGATCTTTGACGTTGAGCTACTAGACGTACTTTAA